The DNA sequence GTCAAGCAAACGAAACATGATATACTTGCTTGTGCTAAACCCAAACATAACTTTGTCCATACTTATtgtcattaaaatcttgatttacATTATCTAGAAGGGTCCTATCATGATGAATCGCAGACCGCTGGACCGTGAAACTGGTGTTTCAAAAATTGTCAAGTtgattgttttcttgtttgcAGATAAAGCCTCTCGTACGTCCAACTAAAGAAATCATGAAGATTCATATAGGCAAATATCAGTGGCATGAGTTCTTCCCTCAAGGTAGCTATACTGGCTTCATATGTAATtctgaaagaaaataatgtgcTGTAATTCAAAGATAAGTTAATAGCTCCCTTGTTTTGCAGCAAAAAAGAACATTGGGGTCGTGATTGCTCTATGGGCTCCCATTATTATTGTAGGTCCATCTGCACCCCTGTGATTGTTGTTTTATGCATGTTCCTGTGCTCCTTTATCGACAATCTCTAACTCACTATTAATTTCAGGTATACTTTATGGACACTCAGATTTGGTATGCTATCTTTTCCACCATATTTGGAGGTATATATGGGGCATTTCGTCGTCTTGGAGAGGTGCGCTAAGATTATCTTTTTCATGATCATGCATTAGATTAGCGTCTTCTGTGGTTCTatgtttcttgttttcttcatTATCATTGAGTTCTGTAGCTTTTAGTTATTCAACCACATCAGTCTCATAAACTGCAGTGATCAACCACTGTGTGCTGATTATACATGTATCTTTCTCCGCTTAAAAGTTGTTGGTTGTACAGTCCCACACTCATCCTGGAATAACTCAGTAAACCATATTTGTAGGAAGTACatatcaaaaatgaaattttggtttgactactgaaattgaaaatttcttgGCTGTTGCATGTCctagaaaatattttctttctatcgAATTTGGCTGTCCTAGTGAGTGGCAGGATCTCTAACACAACCAGTTAGTTATGAGTTCTTCAGCCACTTTCCGATATACTAATCTAGCTTCTCTTATGTTCCTTACATGCAATTATGTAGTGAAGTTTTTGAACTTTCTTTGAGATATAACCATCTCTATGTGTAATGCTGCTgttattccaaaaaatatgtcattttagctttcttttctctttcttctctgTCAGATTCGAACATTGGGAATGCTTAGGTCTCGCTTTGAGTCGCTGCCTGGTGCTTTTAATGCTTGCTTGATTCCGgtagaaaaagatgaaaagcCAAAGGGACTAAGGGCCACATTCTCCCGCAAATTCCCTGAGGTTTGAACTGTGATAGGGTTTACAGTTGTAGTCTTTCCTTCGTGCTTTTCTTTGATGATGAGATCTACAGTTCCAACTAGGATTTACTGGCCTTTGCAGATCCATTCTAATACGGATAAGGAGGCAGCAAAGTTCTCTCAAatgtggaacaaaataattgaaagttTTAGGGAGGAGGATCTAATAAATAACAAGTAATCAGTAACTGATCACTCCCTTACGTGAAATATCTCTCAGCTcagaatataaattataattaatttccttACTTGACAGGGAAATGAATCTACTACTCGTTCCATATCGTGCTGACCGTGAGTTGGACCTTATTCAGTGGCCTCCTTTTTTACTTGCTAGCAAGGTTGGATGGTTGGCAGTCTTTTAAATGCATTTTTCTCTTTGCTTTTACTCactttctttattcttttggGTTTTCACCCCATATTATTTCATTGCAAAGAGAAGTTATTATACACTATTTTCTGTATAGCTTCCTATAGCTCTTGATATGGCAAAAGATAGCAACGGGAGAGATAAGGAGCTAAATAAGAGATTGAACAGCGACCCATACATGCGATGTGCTATTCGTGAATGTTATGCTTCTTGTAAAAACATCATCAACTTGTTGGTACTCGGAGAACATGAGAAAGTGTAAGTTTACTTTTTACCATCCAACCTATTAAAAATGTTCTATCTATAAAGATTAAGTGTCCAATAATTTCCCTTGTTTGATGTCTTCAGGGTTATAGATGAGATATTTACCAAAGTTGATTATCACATAGAACAGGGTAATCTCTTGAAGGAACTTAACATGAGTGCACTTCCGAACCTCTATAAACAATTTGTGGAGCTGATACAAATTTTGGTAAAGTTTGTATGATTTATTGAAACTACAATTTCAATGAAATGATGTTGAGAATCTGAGAAAGAACTGCCTTACCCTGCagagtaaaaatataaaggagGACAGAGATCAACTGGTTATTGTCTTGCTTAATATGCTCGAGGTTGTAACAAGAGACATAATGGAAGATTCTGTTCCTAGGTATGATTGCTAACAGACAAAAACTTGTTAAAAATGGATGAAATTTGCCTGATTATTTTCCCACCTTATCATTTGTCTCTTATAGTATGCTAGATTCTAGCCATGGTAATTCCTATGGGATGGATCAGGGGATGACCCCACTTGATCAACAACGTCAGTACTTTGGGAGTGTTAATTTTCCAATAACAAAAGAAACAGAGGCATGGAAAGAGAAGGTAAGTATACAGAAGGGAACTTTTCTTATTGATATTTGGTTTAGCATTGCTGCTAAAATTTACTAAGCACATGAGATAAAGATCATAGTACCAAGATGAAATGTGTCCATAAACAGATAAAATATAGCAGTTAGATCACCTTATTACTACGTACTCAGAAATAGCTGCTCATGCATCAGATTGGGCGGCTCCATCTCCTGCTCACAGTGAAGGAATCTGCTATGGATGTTCCATCTAATATAGAAGCCAGGAGGCGCATTTCATTCTTCTCAAACTCATTGTTTATGGACATGCCTCTCGCTCCCAAAGTCCGGAACATGCTCTCCTTTTCGTAAGCTCTCCTGACGATAAATTATCATATGAGCCACattctttacttttaagtttaCTGAATTTATGCCCCTTAAGTAATTGGTTATCCCTTCTTCCTGCAATTTGACATCATTTGCAGTATATGTCAACCATAGAGATTCATATCCTTAGATGATATCTGTTCCCCAGAATTGGTTATTTCTGTTCTCTTCCTATTTTTGACTCATGGCTGACATCAACATTCTGGAGGAAAACATCCATTGCTGTAGATTCCAGATTCGGTTTTGAACTTTTGATACTTCTCTTGAAGGATATGGCACTTGAGTAAATTTCATGACATTTTAAGCTTAGAACGTCTAAGCTTCCTCCTCATTCTTGAAGCTGCAGTTATTGTAAATATGATTTCTCAGGGATGTCTAATGGAAATTAGTCAgatatattctaaatttaGCTTCCTGATGAACACTCCCTTTTTTACTCAATATTTAACAAATGTGTAAGGCTTTTGTGTTTCACCTTTTATTGTGCAGCATCTTAACTCCTTATTATGACGAAGAGGTTATCTTCTCTGTTGATTTGCTGGAAAAACCAAATGAAGATGGCGTGTCAATACTCTTTTATCTTCAAAAGATTTTCCCAGGTTTGTTCATTTTTCACTGGATGCTTGAAAGTGTCATGCATATGTTCTGGtgtaattttagaaattcctcgtattaatatatactataattcAAATTCTGCAGATGAATGGGAAAACTTTCTGCAACGAGTTGGATGCCAAAATGAAGACGATCTCAAGGGAACTCCAGAACTGGAGGAAGAGCTTCGTTTATGGGCATCATATAGAGGCCAAACATTGACCAAAACTGGTAGTTccttctattttttcattcctttccttttttgagATAAGGGAGGGGCTGAGTTGCTTCCTTCAGGTCTATCCTCTTTTTAATGTATATGCTCATGAAATTTTGTCCTTCTTATAGTCCGGGGTATGATGTACTATCGGCAAGCTTTGGAGCTTCAGGCTTTCTTAGATATGGCAAAGGAGGAAGGTGCTCATGAATTTTCTAGAGTTCCCTTAaacttgagagagagagactaaCTATATCTGTTAATACTTGCTACAGATTTGATGAAAGGGTACAAGGCTGCCGAACTGAATTCAGAGGaacaagtaaaaaatgaaaattcgtTACTAACGCAATGCCAAGCTGTGGCAGACTTGAAGTTCACGTACGTAGTGTCCTGCCAACAGTATGGAACTCAGAAAAGATCTGGTGATCGCCGTGCAActgatattttaaaactcatgacAAAGTATGATCCATGAATTTTCTTTCCTTGTTGAATTGGTTATGTGTTCAATATGTAAGAGCTTTTCTATAATGTGATGAGCAGGTATCCATCACTACGGGTAGCTTATGTCGACGAGGTTGAAGAAACAGGTGGAGATAAGCATGGTAAAAAGGTTGAGAAAGTGTACTATTCATCTCTTGTAAAAGCTATGCCAAAGTCTGTTGACTCATCGGAGCCAGATCAGAAATTGGACCAGGTAAAAGTCCCTGCATGtgatacttcctccgtccatgaatagTACGCAACAATTACTATGTTTTCATGTCCACAAATAATCtgaactttcctttttagcaCATGACCCCACGCTCTACTTTATATTTCAACCTTacaaacataataataatggaATGCTACTCTGTTTCACTCTGGTTTGTGCTTGACTAGAATCATATGTATCTACCCTTGGTTTGGTTTAAAGCTTGGAGCTTTCGGTGTTTGTTGGCCCTTCTTTTTTGGACTGAATTTCTAATTCCATAGCACCATCAACACTCAAAATCCCTCAATGTCACATTATTTGTCACCACCAGCTTCCCCTTGAACACGCATTGCAACGTTTTTACTATAGCTATGCTATAATACTGACAAATACTGAGGCTTCCTCACCAGGTTATTTACAGGATAAAACTTCCTGGAAATGCCATATTGGGTGAAGGCAAACCAGAAAATCAAAACCATGCTATAATATTCACCCGTGGTGAAGGCTTGCAAACCATTGACATGAACCAGGTATTGTAAAATCAACAGTTGAGAAAATGGAGTTTCAAAAATCTTAGCATGATGGCAGTGATCAAACATTTCATTTCCAGGACAACTACATGGAAGAAGCCTTCAAAATGAGAAACCTATTGCAAGAGTTCCTCAAAACGCATGGTGTCAGGAAACCAACAATTCTTGGACTTAGAGAACACATATTCACTGGCAGGTATGGTGCATTGAGGACTTGAAGGAGCattattctaatttatattccaaatttgatatttatcaGGCTCTTGACCTTCATTTTCCAATTTGTGTAGTGTATCTTCACTTGCCTGGTTCATGTCAAATCAAGAGAACAGTTTTGTGACTATTGGCCAGCGATTGTTGGCCGATCCACTGAAGTAAGTTCTTGAAATagttttttcttatataaaattttcctTGTTCGAACATAATAGTTGCttactagtagtactttatTTGGCAAAAAAAGCAATTCAGAGCTGTGACTGGGAGTACTTTTCCATATCTAAGCCTGTGTCCTCCCATTTCTCTGACCATCCTAAAGACTTGCATGCTTGTGCAGTTTCTTATATAACGTTATCTGATATTTCAGGGTTCGTTTCCATTACGGCCACCCGGATGTATTTGATAGATTGTTTCACCTGACAAGAGGGGGTGTCAGCAAAGCTTCTAAGATCATCAACTTAAGCGAGGATATATTTGCAGgcacatatttttgaaatagcCCTTTGTGTTTAGTTCTAGAGAATTTTGGTTTCAACATTCTTATACATCTCTTTACTCTTGAAGGTTTCAATTCCACACTTCGTGGAGGCAATGTTACTCATCATGAATACATGCAAGTGGGTAAAGGAAGAGATGTTGGGCTCAATCAAATCTCACTTTTTGAAGCAAAGATAGCTTGTGGAAATGGGGAGCAGACTGTGAGCCGTGATATTTACAGGCTAGGACATCGCTTCGACTTCTTTCGCATGCTGTCATGCTATTTCACGACAGTTGGCTTCTATTTTAGCACTTTGGTATTCTTCACACCTGacacaattttttcaataatacaGCCTTTGTATTGTTGCATCTAAAGTTCTGAcccattttttgtttttttgcagCTGACGGTGCTCACGGTCTATGTGTTTCTATACGGGCGTCTTTATCTCGTTTTAAGTGGGCTTGAACAGGAGTTAAGTACCCATCCAGCAATACGAGACAACAAACCTCTTCAAGTTGCTCTTGCTTCACAGTCCTTTGTGCAAATTGGGCTCTTAATGGCTTTGCCTATGATGATGGAGATAGGGCTTGAGCAGGGTTTCCGTCATGCATTGACTGATTTTATTCTGATGCAACTGCAACTTGCTCCTgtatttttcacattttctctAGGAACAAAGACTCATTACTATGGTAGGACTTTGCTTCATGGAGGTGCACGATATAGGGCCACAGGTCGAGGATTTGTCGTGTTCCATGCAAAGTTTGCTGAAAACTACAGATTGTATTCACGGAGCCACTTTGTCAAGGGAATTGAACTAATGATTTTACTGCTTGTTTATCACATATTTGGACGAGCATACAGGGGTGTGGTTGCATACGTGTTGATTACTGTGTCTGTATGGATTTTGGTGGGCACATGGCTCTTTGCTCCATTTCTCTTCAATCCTTCTGGCTTTGAATGGCAAAAAATAGTCGATGACTGGGCGGATTGGATTAAATGGATGAATAATCGTGGAGGTATTGGTGTGCCTCCTGAAAAGAGTTGGGAATCTTGGTGGGAGAAAGAGCAAGAGCATCTCTGGCACTCTGGAACACGTGGTacaatatttgagatattgCTGTCGATACGTTTCTTCATTTATCAGTATGCACTTGTTTATCATCTGAGCTTCACCAAGAGACACGATAGCATTCTGGTATGCTATGTTTCTCAAAGTAAATTGCAGGTTTTTCTActtaaaatgtaattagtgtAACGATGTCAACGTTGTCCTTTTTGTGCAGATATATGGTCTTTCCTGGTTGGTCATTTTTGCAGTCCTCCTAATTGTAAAGGTAAGAGTATATTCTGTAGTTTTAACTTGAAATTTCTCGGTTGTGTGTTGATGTTTGTTTCATTCAATCTAGTTGAGTTCTTGCTGATTTTTCTTCGGGCATAGATTTCATTACATGAAAAAGAACAACCAAGAATAAGTGCATGCTTTGCCATTTCAGGGTGTCCCCCAAATTAATGTgcacttatttctttttggcttTTAAACACAATTTCTGTATCTTTTGTAGTCTCTTCAACAATATAGAGTATGCATGACAATTGTCGCTATTAATCTCGATGAAACTTTCTCAGGTTGTTTCATTAGGCAGGCGGCGATTCAGTGCTGATTTTCAGCTCGTGTTTCGGATGATTAAGGgcttcatctttctttcatTTGTTTCTGTACTAATCACGCTAATCGCTCTTCCTCACATGACTTTCCAAGATGTTATAGTTAGCATCCTTGCATTTATGCCAACTGGATGGGGTTTACTTCTGGTAAGAAAAAGTTTCCTTCTTCTATTCATCAGttcatttaactttttttttttgaaaaagcaCACCATCCCTGCTTTTTTCACAAGAGATGGGGAAAGAAAACTCATTATGCATTTTGTTAGTCTCTGACTTATTTTGAATGAATTGAAATGAACCAAAACAGATTGCACAAGCTATGAAACCATTGGTGGTTAGGCTTGGAATCTGGGGTTCAGTGCGGACGCTTGCGCGGGGTTATGAAATGGTAATTGGGTTGCTGTTATTCACTCCGGTTGCATTCTTGGCGTGGTTCCCCTTTGTTTCTGAGTTCCAAACTCGGATGCTGTTCAACCAAGCTTTCAGCAGAGGTCTGCAGATATCGCGTATTCTTGGTGGGCCGAAGAAGGATCGTTCCTCCAGCAACAAAGAGTAAAGGAAGTTGGACATGGTTTGTCTGGAATGGAAGTCTGTAAATAGAAGAGAAGTTGGCCTCTTTCAACCTGTGGAAGAGGATCACTTGCTCT is a window from the Salvia hispanica cultivar TCC Black 2014 chromosome 1, UniMelb_Shisp_WGS_1.0, whole genome shotgun sequence genome containing:
- the LOC125201347 gene encoding callose synthase 2-like, whose protein sequence is MAYQRRGNDGPPQRRILRTQTAGNLGESMDSEVVPSSLVEIAPILRVANEVEPINPRVAYLCRFYAFEKAHRLDPTSSGRGVRQFKTALLQRLERENETTLTARKGSDAREMKNFYQLYYRKYIEALQKADKADRARLTKAYQTAAVLFEVLKAVNLTEAIEVDDEILEKHTVVKEKTQIYVPYNILPLDPESSHQAIMRYPEIQASVTALRNTRGLPWPKGYNRKADEDILDWLQAMFGFQKHSVANQREHLILLLANVHIRQPKPDHQPKLDDRALTEVMRKLFKNYRKWCKYLGRKSSLWLPTIQQEVQQRKLLYMGLYLLIWGEAANLRFMPECLCYIYHHMAFELYGLLAGSVSPTTGEHIKPAYGGDEEAFLKKVVTPIYNVIAKEALRIRGGRSKHSQWRNYDDLNEYFWSVNCFRLGWPMRADADFFCLPIENINADRSEDRESVKADRWIGKINFVEIRSFWHLFRSHDRMWSFFILCLQAMIIIAWNGSGDISAVFETDVFKKVLSIFITAAILKLAQAVLDIIMSWKARMSMSLHVKLRYVLKFVSAAAWVIVLPVTYAYSWKNPSGFGQTIKGWFGGGGSGSPSLFMIAVFIYLSPNMLSALLFLFPLIRRNLERSDYRIVRLMMWWSQPRLYVGRGMQESTFSVAKYTIYWVLLLAAKLAFSFYVEIKPLVRPTKEIMKIHIGKYQWHEFFPQAKKNIGVVIALWAPIIIVYFMDTQIWYAIFSTIFGGIYGAFRRLGEIRTLGMLRSRFESLPGAFNACLIPVEKDEKPKGLRATFSRKFPEIHSNTDKEAAKFSQMWNKIIESFREEDLINNKEMNLLLVPYRADRELDLIQWPPFLLASKLPIALDMAKDSNGRDKELNKRLNSDPYMRCAIRECYASCKNIINLLVLGEHEKVVIDEIFTKVDYHIEQGNLLKELNMSALPNLYKQFVELIQILSKNIKEDRDQLVIVLLNMLEVVTRDIMEDSVPSMLDSSHGNSYGMDQGMTPLDQQRQYFGSVNFPITKETEAWKEKIGRLHLLLTVKESAMDVPSNIEARRRISFFSNSLFMDMPLAPKVRNMLSFSILTPYYDEEVIFSVDLLEKPNEDGVSILFYLQKIFPDEWENFLQRVGCQNEDDLKGTPELEEELRLWASYRGQTLTKTVRGMMYYRQALELQAFLDMAKEEDLMKGYKAAELNSEEQVKNENSLLTQCQAVADLKFTYVVSCQQYGTQKRSGDRRATDILKLMTKYPSLRVAYVDEVEETGGDKHGKKVEKVYYSSLVKAMPKSVDSSEPDQKLDQVIYRIKLPGNAILGEGKPENQNHAIIFTRGEGLQTIDMNQDNYMEEAFKMRNLLQEFLKTHGVRKPTILGLREHIFTGSVSSLAWFMSNQENSFVTIGQRLLADPLKVRFHYGHPDVFDRLFHLTRGGVSKASKIINLSEDIFAGFNSTLRGGNVTHHEYMQVGKGRDVGLNQISLFEAKIACGNGEQTVSRDIYRLGHRFDFFRMLSCYFTTVGFYFSTLLTVLTVYVFLYGRLYLVLSGLEQELSTHPAIRDNKPLQVALASQSFVQIGLLMALPMMMEIGLEQGFRHALTDFILMQLQLAPVFFTFSLGTKTHYYGRTLLHGGARYRATGRGFVVFHAKFAENYRLYSRSHFVKGIELMILLLVYHIFGRAYRGVVAYVLITVSVWILVGTWLFAPFLFNPSGFEWQKIVDDWADWIKWMNNRGGIGVPPEKSWESWWEKEQEHLWHSGTRGTIFEILLSIRFFIYQYALVYHLSFTKRHDSILIYGLSWLVIFAVLLIVKVVSLGRRRFSADFQLVFRMIKGFIFLSFVSVLITLIALPHMTFQDVIVSILAFMPTGWGLLLIAQAMKPLVVRLGIWGSVRTLARGYEMVIGLLLFTPVAFLAWFPFVSEFQTRMLFNQAFSRGLQISRILGGPKKDRSSSNKE